Proteins co-encoded in one Burkholderia ambifaria AMMD genomic window:
- a CDS encoding acetyl-CoA carboxylase carboxyltransferase subunit alpha — MKTTFLDFEQPIAELEAKIEELRFVQDDSAVDISEEIERLSKKSQQLTKDLYANLSPWQVSQIARHPQRPYTLDYVAELFTDFHELHGDRAFADDLSIVGGLARFGGHPCMVIGHQKGRDTKERAARNFGMPRPEGYRKAERLMRLAEKFGLPIFTFVDTPGAYPGIGAEERGQSEAIGRNLYVMAELKTPIITTVIGEGGSGGALAIAVADTVMMLQFSTYSVISPEGCASILWKSAAKAPEAAEALGLTAHRLKALGLIDKIINEPLGGAHRDPKGMAALLRRALADSLRQFQGMSIDALRERRFERLMAYGKFKETTPGA; from the coding sequence ATGAAGACCACGTTTCTGGATTTCGAACAGCCGATCGCCGAACTCGAGGCCAAGATCGAGGAGTTGCGATTCGTGCAGGACGACTCGGCTGTCGATATTTCGGAAGAAATCGAGCGGCTGTCGAAGAAGAGCCAGCAACTGACGAAGGACCTCTACGCGAACCTGTCGCCGTGGCAGGTCTCGCAGATCGCGCGTCATCCGCAGCGTCCGTACACGCTCGATTACGTTGCGGAACTGTTTACCGATTTTCACGAACTGCATGGCGACCGCGCATTCGCGGACGACCTGTCGATCGTCGGCGGTCTCGCGCGCTTCGGCGGCCATCCGTGCATGGTGATCGGCCATCAGAAGGGCCGCGACACGAAGGAGCGCGCGGCGCGCAACTTCGGGATGCCGCGTCCGGAAGGCTATCGCAAGGCCGAGCGCCTGATGCGTCTCGCCGAGAAGTTCGGGCTGCCGATCTTCACGTTCGTCGATACGCCGGGCGCCTATCCGGGCATCGGCGCGGAAGAGCGCGGCCAGTCGGAAGCGATCGGCCGCAATCTGTACGTGATGGCCGAACTGAAGACGCCGATCATCACGACCGTGATCGGCGAGGGCGGTTCGGGCGGTGCGCTCGCGATCGCCGTGGCCGACACCGTGATGATGCTGCAGTTCTCGACCTACTCGGTGATCTCGCCGGAAGGCTGCGCGTCGATCCTGTGGAAGAGTGCCGCGAAGGCGCCCGAGGCCGCGGAAGCACTGGGCCTGACCGCCCATCGCCTGAAGGCGCTCGGCCTGATCGACAAGATCATCAACGAGCCGCTCGGCGGCGCGCACCGTGATCCGAAGGGCATGGCCGCGCTGTTGCGCCGCGCGCTTGCCGATTCGCTGCGCCAGTTCCAGGGTATGAGCATCGATGCGCTGCGCGAGCGCCGCTTCGAGCGCCTGATGGCCTACGGCAAGTTCAAGGAAACCACGCCCGGCGCATGA
- the cyoB gene encoding cytochrome o ubiquinol oxidase subunit I, with the protein MFGKLTLSAIPFDQPIIMVAGAFMGLVVLGILAALTITGRWKWLWTEWLTTVDHKKLGVMYIIVALIMLLRGFADAIMMRMQLALAYNAPGYLPPHHYDQIFTAHGVIMIFFMAMVFMVGLMNLIVPLQIGARDVAFPFINSLSFWMTAVSAILINVSLVIGEFAQTGWLAYPPLSELQYSPGVGVDYYLWALQISGVGTLLTGVNFFVTIIKMRAPGMTLMKMPVFTWTALCTNVLIMASFPILTATLALLGLDRYLGMHFFTNEAGGNAMLYLNLIWAWGHPEVYILILPAFGIFSEVIATFSKKPLFGYKTMVYATCAIMVLSFLVWLHHFFTMGSGANVNAFFGIMTMIIAIPTGVKVFNWLFTMYRGRIEFTTPVLWTIGFMVTFTLGGMTGVMMAIPGADFVLHNSLFLIAHFHNVIIGGVLFGYLAGFNYWFPKAFGFKLNEKLGKAAFWFWQVGFYVAFVPLYVLGFMGMTRRLNHYDNPAWHPWLLVAAFGAVLIAIGIACQLLQLVVSIRNRNLPAYRDTTGDPWGGRTLEWATSSPPADYNFAVLPHVRTLDAYADMKARGDGRPNPATIRDIHMPSNTCAGLVIAVFSLVLGFALVWHIWWMAIGGLVGIIATLVIYSSRDNDGYYIPASKVRKIEEKQPAARVATRVDDVELEAN; encoded by the coding sequence ATGTTCGGAAAACTCACACTATCGGCGATCCCGTTCGATCAGCCCATCATCATGGTGGCCGGCGCCTTCATGGGGCTGGTCGTGCTGGGCATCCTCGCCGCGCTGACGATCACCGGCCGCTGGAAGTGGCTGTGGACGGAGTGGCTGACGACGGTCGACCACAAGAAACTCGGCGTGATGTACATCATCGTCGCGCTGATCATGCTGCTGCGCGGCTTCGCCGACGCGATCATGATGCGCATGCAGCTCGCGCTCGCGTACAACGCGCCCGGCTACCTGCCGCCGCACCACTATGACCAGATCTTCACGGCACATGGCGTGATCATGATCTTCTTCATGGCGATGGTGTTCATGGTCGGCCTGATGAACCTGATCGTGCCGCTGCAGATCGGCGCGCGCGACGTCGCGTTCCCGTTCATCAACTCGCTGTCGTTCTGGATGACGGCGGTCAGCGCGATCCTGATCAACGTGTCGCTCGTGATCGGCGAGTTCGCGCAGACGGGCTGGCTCGCGTATCCGCCGCTGTCGGAGCTGCAGTACAGCCCGGGGGTAGGGGTCGACTACTACCTGTGGGCGTTGCAGATCTCGGGCGTCGGCACGCTGCTGACCGGCGTGAACTTCTTCGTGACGATCATCAAGATGCGCGCGCCCGGCATGACGCTGATGAAGATGCCGGTGTTCACGTGGACGGCCCTCTGCACGAACGTGCTGATCATGGCGTCGTTCCCGATCCTGACCGCGACGCTCGCGCTGCTCGGCCTGGACCGTTATCTCGGCATGCACTTCTTCACGAACGAAGCCGGCGGCAACGCGATGCTGTACCTGAACCTGATCTGGGCGTGGGGCCATCCGGAGGTGTACATCCTGATCCTGCCGGCGTTCGGCATCTTCTCGGAAGTGATCGCGACGTTCTCGAAGAAGCCGCTGTTCGGCTACAAGACGATGGTGTACGCGACCTGCGCGATCATGGTGCTGTCGTTCCTCGTGTGGCTGCATCACTTCTTCACGATGGGGTCCGGTGCGAACGTGAACGCGTTCTTCGGCATCATGACGATGATCATCGCGATCCCGACCGGCGTGAAGGTGTTCAATTGGCTGTTCACGATGTACCGCGGCCGGATCGAATTCACGACGCCCGTGCTGTGGACGATCGGCTTCATGGTCACGTTCACGCTCGGCGGCATGACCGGCGTGATGATGGCGATCCCGGGCGCGGACTTCGTGCTGCACAACAGCCTGTTCCTGATCGCGCACTTCCACAACGTGATCATCGGCGGCGTGCTGTTCGGTTATCTCGCCGGCTTCAACTACTGGTTCCCGAAGGCGTTCGGCTTCAAGCTGAACGAGAAGCTCGGCAAGGCCGCGTTCTGGTTCTGGCAGGTCGGCTTCTACGTCGCGTTCGTGCCGCTCTACGTGCTCGGCTTCATGGGCATGACGCGTCGCCTGAACCACTACGACAACCCGGCGTGGCATCCGTGGCTGCTGGTCGCCGCGTTCGGCGCCGTGCTGATCGCGATCGGCATCGCATGCCAGCTGCTGCAACTGGTCGTCAGCATCCGCAACCGCAACTTGCCCGCGTATCGCGACACGACGGGCGATCCGTGGGGCGGCCGCACGCTGGAATGGGCGACCTCGTCGCCGCCGGCCGACTACAACTTCGCGGTGCTTCCGCACGTGCGCACGCTGGACGCGTATGCCGACATGAAGGCACGCGGCGACGGCCGGCCGAACCCGGCGACGATCCGCGACATCCACATGCCGTCGAACACATGTGCGGGTCTCGTCATCGCGGTCTTCAGCCTGGTGCTCGGCTTCGCGCTGGTATGGCACATCTGGTGGATGGCGATCGGCGGACTGGTCGGCATCATCGCGACGCTCGTGATCTATAGCTCGCGTGACAACGACGGCTATTACATCCCGGCGTCGAAAGTGCGCAAGATCGAAGAGAAGCAACCGGCGGCGCGCGTGGCCACGCGTGTCGACGACGTGGAACTGGAGGCCAACTGA
- the cyoD gene encoding cytochrome o ubiquinol oxidase subunit IV, translating into MAHSHSSQLEEGHGSVGGYVAGFILSVLLTAASFGLVMGGVLSPHASLIALAALAFVQIVVHLVYFLHMNGSSGQRWNVMAFSYTVLTAAILIVGTLWVMHNVSMNMMSR; encoded by the coding sequence ATGGCCCATTCGCATTCGTCTCAACTCGAAGAAGGGCACGGCAGCGTCGGCGGCTATGTCGCCGGGTTCATCCTGTCGGTGCTGCTCACGGCCGCGTCGTTCGGCCTCGTGATGGGCGGCGTGCTGTCGCCGCATGCATCGCTGATCGCGCTGGCCGCGCTCGCGTTCGTGCAGATCGTCGTGCACCTCGTGTACTTCCTGCACATGAACGGCTCCTCCGGCCAGCGCTGGAACGTGATGGCGTTCAGCTACACCGTGCTGACCGCGGCGATCCTGATCGTCGGCACGCTGTGGGTGATGCACAACGTCAGCATGAACATGATGTCGCGCTGA
- a CDS encoding DUF4148 domain-containing protein, which translates to MKLSITVACMLSACVSTAAFAAPHLTPQECNAYPFVHTRHEVTHADLVRELTELEQVGYDPSHNSPYYPDDLDGAQQRLAAEYRADCTHALTADAHTDTH; encoded by the coding sequence ATGAAACTGTCGATTACCGTCGCCTGCATGCTGAGCGCATGCGTCAGCACCGCCGCGTTCGCGGCGCCTCACCTGACGCCGCAGGAATGCAACGCCTACCCGTTCGTTCACACGCGGCACGAAGTCACGCATGCGGATCTCGTGCGCGAGCTGACCGAACTCGAGCAGGTCGGCTACGATCCGTCGCACAACAGCCCCTACTATCCCGACGATCTCGACGGCGCGCAGCAGCGGCTCGCCGCCGAATATCGCGCGGACTGCACGCATGCACTGACGGCGGACGCGCACACGGACACGCACTGA
- a CDS encoding DNA-3-methyladenine glycosylase family protein yields MATARKAPVRRATPVAARPAARRAPAAKTDATRAVPNGALNGHARPARAKGADAAQPEAAMAAGDAARKVRASEAAADGADGVVRPAYWDKACADLVKRDRILKKLIPKFGPAHLVKRGDPFVTLARSVVGQQISVPSAQALWARIEDACPKLAPQPVIRLGADKLIACGLSKRKTEYILDLAQHFVSGALHVDKWTSMDDEDVIAELTQIRGISRWTAEMFLIFNLSRPDVLPLDDPGLIRAISVNYFSGEPVTRSEAREVAANWEPWRTVATWYMWRSLDAPDAD; encoded by the coding sequence ATGGCAACGGCAAGAAAAGCGCCGGTCAGGCGCGCGACCCCGGTCGCCGCGCGTCCGGCAGCCAGGCGCGCGCCGGCGGCGAAAACGGACGCGACGCGCGCCGTGCCGAACGGCGCGCTCAACGGTCATGCGAGGCCTGCGCGCGCGAAGGGCGCGGACGCTGCACAGCCGGAGGCCGCGATGGCGGCCGGCGACGCGGCGCGCAAGGTGCGTGCATCCGAGGCGGCGGCCGACGGCGCCGATGGCGTCGTGCGTCCCGCGTACTGGGACAAGGCGTGCGCCGATCTCGTCAAGCGCGACCGCATCCTGAAGAAACTGATCCCGAAGTTCGGTCCCGCGCATCTCGTGAAGCGTGGCGACCCGTTCGTCACGCTCGCGCGTTCGGTGGTCGGCCAGCAGATCTCGGTGCCGTCCGCGCAGGCGCTGTGGGCACGCATCGAGGATGCGTGTCCGAAACTCGCGCCGCAGCCGGTCATCCGGCTCGGCGCGGACAAGCTGATCGCATGCGGGCTGTCGAAGCGCAAGACGGAATACATTCTCGATCTCGCGCAGCACTTCGTGTCCGGCGCGCTGCACGTCGACAAATGGACGTCGATGGACGACGAGGACGTGATCGCGGAACTCACGCAGATCCGCGGCATCAGTCGCTGGACGGCCGAGATGTTCCTGATCTTCAACCTGTCGCGGCCGGACGTGCTGCCGCTCGACGATCCGGGTCTGATCCGCGCGATCAGCGTCAATTACTTCAGCGGGGAGCCCGTGACGCGCAGCGAGGCGCGCGAGGTGGCCGCCAACTGGGAGCCGTGGCGTACCGTCGCGACCTGGTACATGTGGCGCAGCCTCGACGCGCCCGACGCCGATTGA
- a CDS encoding aspartate kinase, with the protein MALIVHKYGGTSMGSVERIKNVAKRVAKWHQAGHQMVVVPSAMSGETNRLLGLAKEISSQPSPRELDMIASTGEQVSVGLLSIALQEIGVEAVSYAGWQVPIKTDNAYTKARIHSIDDERVKADLNAGKVVIITGFQGVDPDGHITTLGRGGSDTSAVAVAAALDAAECLIYTDVDGVYTTDPRVVEEARRLDRVTFEEMLEMASLGSKVLQIRSVEFAGKYQVKTRVLSSLTDPLIALDEEMRSGTLITFEEDETMEKAVISGIAFQRDEARIAVMGVPDKPGIAYQILGPVADANVDVDMIIQNQSVEGKTDFTFTVGRGDYQKAMDILTNQVKGHVSAERVQGDPKVSKVSVVGVGMRSHVGVASKMFRTLSEEGINIQMISTSEIKISVLIDEKYMELAVRALHKAFELEQAA; encoded by the coding sequence ATGGCACTCATCGTACACAAATACGGCGGCACTTCGATGGGCTCGGTCGAGCGCATCAAGAACGTCGCGAAACGCGTCGCAAAATGGCATCAGGCCGGGCACCAGATGGTGGTCGTGCCGTCCGCGATGTCCGGCGAAACCAACCGTCTGCTCGGTCTCGCGAAAGAGATTTCGAGCCAGCCGAGCCCGCGTGAGCTCGACATGATCGCGTCGACCGGCGAGCAGGTCAGCGTCGGCCTGCTGTCGATCGCGCTGCAGGAAATCGGCGTCGAAGCCGTGAGCTACGCCGGCTGGCAAGTGCCGATCAAGACGGACAACGCGTACACGAAGGCGCGTATCCACTCGATCGACGACGAGCGGGTGAAGGCCGATCTGAACGCCGGCAAGGTCGTGATCATCACGGGTTTCCAGGGCGTCGATCCGGACGGCCACATCACGACGCTGGGCCGCGGCGGCTCGGACACGTCGGCGGTGGCGGTCGCGGCCGCGCTGGATGCCGCAGAGTGCCTGATCTACACGGACGTCGACGGCGTCTACACGACCGACCCGCGCGTGGTCGAAGAGGCGCGACGCCTCGACCGCGTGACGTTCGAGGAAATGCTGGAAATGGCCAGCCTCGGCTCGAAGGTCCTGCAGATCCGCTCGGTCGAATTCGCCGGCAAATACCAGGTGAAGACGCGTGTGCTGTCGAGCCTGACCGATCCGCTGATTGCGCTCGACGAAGAAATGCGCTCGGGCACCCTGATTACTTTTGAAGAAGACGAGACCATGGAAAAGGCAGTCATTTCCGGCATCGCGTTCCAGCGCGACGAAGCACGCATTGCGGTGATGGGCGTGCCCGACAAGCCGGGCATCGCGTATCAGATCCTCGGCCCGGTCGCCGACGCGAACGTCGACGTCGACATGATCATCCAGAACCAGAGCGTCGAGGGCAAGACCGACTTCACGTTCACGGTCGGTCGCGGCGACTACCAGAAGGCGATGGACATCCTCACCAACCAGGTGAAGGGCCATGTGAGCGCCGAGCGCGTGCAGGGCGACCCGAAGGTGTCGAAGGTGTCGGTCGTCGGCGTCGGCATGCGTTCGCACGTGGGCGTCGCGAGCAAGATGTTCCGCACGCTGTCGGAAGAGGGCATCAACATCCAGATGATCTCGACGTCCGAAATCAAGATTTCGGTGCTGATCGACGAGAAGTACATGGAACTGGCCGTCCGCGCGCTGCACAAGGCATTCGAACTCGAGCAGGCGGCGTGA
- the tilS gene encoding tRNA lysidine(34) synthetase TilS — protein sequence MIPPTELFADRVVLDAVGVALADLPADARIAIAYSGGLDSTVLLDAAVRVAGASRCVALHVHHGLSANADAWVAHAQATAERLGVTFESERVDVPRDSGLGIEASARERRYAALDAMCERHGVAALWVAQHADDQAETVLLQLLRGAGIAGLAAMAPRYRPDGASVERVRPFLRLLRAQLERYAAQRELAWIDDESNADTRYARNALRIDVLPTLAMHFPGFRDALGRAAQHAAAAQRLLDDLAELDFAGAARDDGRALSRDALVAFDDTRGANLLRFWMRRLGLPGASAGRLANMMRQLRDAHDAHALRVDHAGQCLRLYRDVVYWEAGDSADPADDGTGMPRPESSLAWDGQEVWHVPAWRGTFVFAPAEAGSDGAVPDALLRGATLVVRARAGGERLRTSPGGPGRTLKNLFQERGVPAWQRDVPLLFAGDRLVYVPRLGVNHGDGLAGDGLSGEGGWRRIEWRPDLLIA from the coding sequence GTGATCCCCCCGACCGAACTTTTCGCCGACCGCGTCGTACTCGATGCGGTCGGCGTTGCGCTTGCCGATCTGCCGGCCGATGCGCGCATCGCGATCGCGTACAGCGGCGGCCTCGACTCGACCGTGCTGCTCGATGCGGCCGTGCGCGTGGCCGGCGCATCGCGCTGCGTGGCGCTGCACGTGCATCACGGCCTGAGCGCGAACGCCGACGCGTGGGTCGCGCATGCACAAGCGACGGCCGAGCGGCTCGGTGTCACGTTCGAATCGGAGCGCGTCGACGTGCCGCGCGATAGCGGCCTCGGCATCGAGGCGAGCGCCCGCGAGCGTCGCTATGCGGCGCTCGATGCGATGTGCGAGCGTCACGGCGTGGCGGCGCTGTGGGTCGCGCAGCACGCGGACGACCAGGCCGAGACCGTGCTGCTGCAACTGTTGCGCGGGGCGGGCATCGCGGGCCTGGCCGCGATGGCGCCGCGCTATCGCCCCGACGGCGCGAGCGTCGAGCGCGTGCGGCCGTTCCTGCGATTGTTGCGTGCCCAACTGGAGCGCTACGCGGCGCAGCGTGAGCTCGCGTGGATCGACGACGAATCGAACGCCGACACGCGCTACGCGCGCAATGCATTGCGCATCGACGTGCTGCCGACGCTCGCCATGCACTTCCCGGGCTTTCGCGATGCGCTGGGCCGTGCGGCCCAGCATGCGGCCGCCGCGCAGCGGCTGCTCGACGACCTGGCCGAACTGGATTTCGCCGGCGCCGCGCGCGACGACGGCCGCGCGTTGTCGCGCGATGCGCTGGTCGCGTTCGACGACACGCGCGGCGCGAACCTGCTGCGTTTCTGGATGCGGCGGCTCGGCTTGCCCGGTGCGTCGGCAGGCCGGCTCGCGAACATGATGCGGCAACTGCGCGATGCGCACGACGCGCATGCGCTGCGGGTCGATCACGCGGGGCAGTGCCTGCGACTTTATCGCGATGTCGTGTACTGGGAGGCCGGCGACAGTGCCGACCCGGCCGACGATGGCACCGGGATGCCGCGTCCCGAATCCTCGCTCGCATGGGACGGCCAGGAAGTCTGGCACGTGCCGGCGTGGCGCGGCACGTTCGTGTTCGCGCCGGCCGAGGCCGGCAGCGACGGGGCGGTGCCGGATGCGCTGCTGCGCGGTGCGACGCTCGTCGTGCGCGCCCGGGCGGGCGGCGAGCGGCTGCGTACGTCGCCCGGCGGCCCGGGACGCACGCTGAAGAACCTGTTCCAGGAGCGCGGCGTGCCGGCCTGGCAGCGCGACGTGCCGCTGCTGTTCGCGGGCGACCGGCTCGTCTACGTGCCGCGGCTTGGCGTGAATCACGGGGACGGGCTTGCCGGCGACGGGCTCTCCGGCGAAGGCGGGTGGCGCCGGATCGAGTGGCGTCCCGACCTGCTGATCGCGTAG
- the cyoA gene encoding ubiquinol oxidase subunit II, translating into MKRRASKGWTALISIGAALSLSGCNLDVLNPKGSVGAAEKALIATSTWAMLVVVVPVILLTLWFAWRYRASNRNATYAPNWSHSTAIEVVIWTVPTLIILFLGVLTWKTTHELDPYKPLESSVKPIDVEVVALDWKWLFIYPELGIASVNQLAIPVGTPVNFRITSDSVMNSFFIPQLGGQVYAMAGMQTRLHLIADEAGDYAGTSANFSGRGFSDMKFRTLAEPREQFDAWVQKVKASPERLDATVYGTVAQPSEKAPVRYFSSVDPRLFHNIIAKYNDGHVLDLKDAACGTKG; encoded by the coding sequence ATGAAAAGAAGAGCTTCAAAAGGCTGGACGGCGCTGATATCGATCGGCGCGGCGCTGAGCCTGTCAGGTTGTAATTTAGATGTACTAAATCCGAAAGGAAGCGTCGGCGCCGCCGAAAAGGCGCTGATCGCCACCTCGACATGGGCGATGCTGGTCGTCGTCGTGCCGGTGATCCTGCTCACGCTGTGGTTCGCGTGGCGTTACCGCGCATCGAACCGCAACGCCACCTACGCGCCGAACTGGTCGCACTCGACCGCGATCGAGGTCGTGATCTGGACGGTGCCGACGCTGATCATCCTGTTCCTCGGCGTGCTCACGTGGAAAACCACGCACGAGCTCGATCCGTACAAGCCGCTCGAGTCGTCGGTGAAGCCGATCGACGTCGAGGTCGTCGCGCTCGACTGGAAGTGGCTGTTCATCTATCCGGAGCTCGGCATCGCGTCGGTGAACCAGCTCGCGATTCCGGTCGGCACGCCGGTGAATTTCCGCATCACGTCGGATTCGGTGATGAACTCGTTCTTCATTCCGCAGCTCGGCGGCCAGGTCTACGCGATGGCCGGCATGCAGACGCGCCTGCACCTGATCGCCGACGAAGCCGGCGACTACGCGGGCACGTCCGCCAACTTCAGCGGCCGCGGCTTCTCCGACATGAAGTTCCGCACGCTCGCCGAGCCGCGCGAGCAGTTCGACGCATGGGTGCAGAAGGTGAAGGCCTCGCCCGAGCGGCTCGACGCGACCGTGTACGGCACCGTCGCGCAGCCGAGCGAGAAGGCGCCCGTGCGCTACTTCTCGTCGGTCGATCCGCGGCTCTTCCACAACATCATCGCGAAGTACAACGATGGCCACGTTCTCGACCTGAAGGACGCCGCCTGCGGCACGAAGGGGTAA
- the cyoC gene encoding cytochrome o ubiquinol oxidase subunit III yields MLQKTLSATLLEHDDHPPSHSVFGFWLYLMTDCVIFAALFATFAVLGNQHAGGPTAKDLFDIPGVAVETAALLLSSITYGFAMLAAYKQRRGALLAWLAVTFVLGAAFLAMELREFSHLIADGAGPQRSAFLSAFFTLVGTHGLHVTAGLLWMIVLAAQIVMRGGDLTDRDLRRLTCLSLFWHFLDIVWICVFSFVYLASVI; encoded by the coding sequence ATGCTGCAGAAAACCTTGAGCGCAACCCTGCTCGAGCACGACGACCATCCGCCGTCGCACTCGGTGTTCGGCTTCTGGCTGTACCTGATGACCGACTGCGTGATCTTCGCGGCGCTGTTCGCGACGTTCGCGGTGCTCGGCAACCAGCACGCGGGCGGTCCGACCGCTAAGGACCTGTTCGACATTCCGGGCGTCGCGGTCGAAACCGCCGCGCTGCTGCTGTCAAGCATCACCTACGGCTTCGCGATGCTGGCCGCGTACAAGCAGCGGCGCGGCGCGCTGCTCGCGTGGCTCGCGGTGACGTTCGTGCTCGGCGCGGCGTTCCTCGCGATGGAACTGCGCGAGTTCTCGCACCTGATCGCGGACGGCGCAGGCCCGCAGCGCAGCGCGTTCCTGTCCGCGTTCTTCACGCTGGTGGGCACGCACGGGCTGCACGTGACGGCCGGCCTGCTGTGGATGATCGTGCTCGCGGCGCAGATCGTAATGCGCGGCGGTGACCTGACCGACCGCGACCTGCGGCGCCTGACGTGCCTGAGCCTCTTCTGGCACTTCCTCGACATCGTGTGGATCTGCGTGTTTTCCTTTGTCTATCTCGCGAGCGTGATCTAA
- a CDS encoding complex I subunit 4 family protein: MHDFPFLSLAIWVPILFGACLLRAGSDHHPHRTRLIALVGALAGLAAVVPLVTGFDSHSAAMQFTETRDWLAAFNAGWRVGIDGASLWLVVLTAFTTLVVVIASWESVTMRVAQYYASFLILSGLMVGVFVAQDGLLFFIFFEATLIPLYLLIGTWGREHRVYAAVKFFFISFAGSLLLLMAMLYLFAKSHTFDMNAWRTLQLGFAPQLLVFLGFFAAFAVKVPMWPVHTWLRDVYTDGPTGAALMLAMLKLGGYGFLRFALPITPDASHFFAPAVIALSLFAIVYASLIALAQTDLGKLLAYSTVAHMGIVTLGLFLFNQIGVEGAIVQLVSYGFVAGAMLLCVSVLVDRTKQREIGAYGGVAGVMPRFATFALLFAMANVGLPGTSGFVGEFMVIMGAIRVNFWIGAIAALTLILSASYTLWMVKRVVFGKIASQRIAKLADLSRREIVMFASLALIVLMVGVDPKPFTDAIDPTVARLIEDASRSKLPAGDGVAPAQPAFMASAHG; encoded by the coding sequence ATGCATGATTTCCCCTTTCTGAGCCTGGCGATCTGGGTTCCGATCCTGTTCGGCGCGTGCCTGCTGCGTGCCGGCTCCGACCATCATCCGCATCGCACGAGACTGATCGCGCTCGTCGGCGCACTCGCGGGGCTGGCCGCCGTCGTGCCGCTCGTCACCGGTTTCGATTCGCACTCGGCCGCGATGCAGTTCACCGAAACCCGCGACTGGCTGGCGGCATTCAACGCCGGCTGGCGTGTCGGGATCGACGGCGCGTCGCTGTGGCTCGTCGTGCTGACCGCCTTCACGACGCTCGTCGTCGTGATCGCGTCGTGGGAATCGGTCACGATGCGCGTCGCGCAGTACTACGCGTCGTTCCTGATCCTGTCGGGGCTGATGGTCGGCGTGTTCGTCGCGCAGGACGGGCTGCTGTTCTTCATCTTCTTCGAGGCGACGCTGATTCCGCTGTACCTGCTGATCGGCACGTGGGGCAGGGAGCATCGCGTCTACGCGGCCGTGAAATTCTTCTTCATCTCGTTCGCGGGTTCGCTGCTGCTGTTGATGGCGATGCTGTACCTGTTCGCGAAGTCGCACACGTTCGACATGAACGCATGGCGCACGCTGCAACTCGGCTTTGCGCCGCAGCTGCTGGTGTTTCTCGGCTTCTTCGCCGCGTTCGCGGTCAAGGTGCCGATGTGGCCGGTGCATACGTGGCTGCGCGACGTCTACACGGACGGCCCGACGGGCGCCGCGCTGATGCTCGCGATGCTCAAGCTCGGCGGTTACGGCTTCCTGCGCTTCGCGCTGCCGATCACGCCGGACGCGAGCCACTTCTTCGCGCCGGCCGTGATCGCGCTGTCGCTGTTCGCGATCGTCTACGCGAGCCTGATCGCGCTCGCGCAGACCGACCTCGGCAAGCTGCTCGCGTATTCGACGGTCGCGCACATGGGGATCGTCACGCTCGGGCTGTTCCTGTTCAACCAGATCGGCGTCGAAGGCGCGATCGTGCAGCTCGTGTCGTACGGCTTCGTCGCGGGCGCGATGCTGCTCTGCGTAAGCGTGCTGGTCGATCGCACGAAGCAGCGCGAGATCGGCGCATACGGCGGCGTGGCGGGCGTGATGCCGCGCTTCGCGACGTTCGCGCTGCTGTTCGCGATGGCCAACGTCGGCCTGCCGGGCACGTCGGGTTTCGTCGGCGAGTTCATGGTCATCATGGGCGCGATCCGCGTCAACTTCTGGATCGGCGCAATCGCGGCACTCACGCTGATTCTCAGCGCGTCGTACACGCTGTGGATGGTCAAGCGCGTCGTGTTCGGCAAGATCGCCAGCCAGCGCATCGCGAAGCTCGCCGACTTGAGCCGCCGCGAGATCGTGATGTTCGCATCGCTCGCACTGATCGTGCTGATGGTCGGCGTCGATCCGAAGCCGTTCACCGACGCGATCGATCCGACCGTCGCACGGCTGATCGAAGACGCCAGCCGTTCGAAGCTGCCGGCCGGGGACGGCGTTGCACCGGCGCAGCCGGCGTTCATGGCATCGGCGCACGGCTGA